One segment of Mastomys coucha isolate ucsf_1 unplaced genomic scaffold, UCSF_Mcou_1 pScaffold23, whole genome shotgun sequence DNA contains the following:
- the Crabp1 gene encoding cellular retinoic acid-binding protein 1: MPNFAGTWKMRSSENFDELLKALGVNAMLRKVAVAAASKPHVEIRQDGDQFYIKTSTTVRTTEINFKVGEGFEEETVDGRKCRSLPTWENENKIHCTQTLLEGDGPKTYWTRELANDELILTFGADDVVCTRIYVRE; encoded by the exons atgcccaacttcgCCGGTACCTGGAAGATGCGCAGCAGCGAGAATTTTGACGAGCTCCTCAAGGCGCTGG GTGTGAACGCCATGCTGAGGAAGGTGGCAGTGGCAGCCGCGTCCAAGCCGCACGTGGAGATCCGCCAGGACGGGGACCAGTTCTACATCAAGACATCCACTACGGTGCGCACCACGGAGATCAACTTCAAGGTCGGAGAGGGCTTCGAGGAGGAGACAGTGGATGGACGCAAATGCAGG AGTTTACCCACTTGGGAGAATGAGAACAAGATTCACTGCACACAGACTCTTCTTGAGGGGGATGGCCCCAAAACTTACTGGACCCGAGAGCTGGCCAACGATGAGCTAATCCTG ACATTTGGCGCCGATGATGTGGTGTGCACAAGAATTTATGTCCGGGAGTAA